The DNA sequence AGTCGAAGCCTATACGTATGCACTTGAACATGGAATTAGTAAAGATTTTATTTTAAATAGATATGGGCACCTCTTATGAAATCATAAGTGGTGCTTTTTTTAAAAATATGTCTACTGAGTGCTTAATCTGGATCAAGAGTCAATAAGAAAAGGATTGAAGTGAGATGACATCAATCCTTTAGTTTTTTTATTTTATTGATTTGAGTAGCCGCATCCTGATAACCAAGTTCATATAATTCTTTTAATTTATTAATGTCTTTTTCAAAACGACTGATTTTTATCGGATGAGAAGGTGCAATGACGGTTGCTTTTCCTTCTTGTTCAAGTTGTTTAATGAATTCAAGGGTTTCGTTATACATGAGGTGGCGGTTATCAAGTGTCTTAATCATATTAGGATATTTTTTTAAAGCTCTTGAATAGATAAATCGGAAGCTTTCTGGTTCTTTAATAAAACTACGATCTCGAGTTAGCACAACAATGACATGATCACACCCGTCTTTTAACGCCTGTTTGACAGGAATAGAGTCTGATGTTCCCCCATCTAAATATTCTCCCTCTTGGTAAGGTACAATAGGTGAAAAGACGGGAATAGAAGAAGACGCTTTAATAATCGTTGAATCATAATTTAAATGAGTTTTATCGAAATAAACGGGTTGACCAGTTAAGGCATCCGTGACCCCTACCTTGAATTCACACGAAGAAGCCAAAAAGGTATCATAATCAAATAAATCAAGTTGATGAGGAATCTGATTAAAAATAAAATCCATTCCAAATAAAGATTTTGTTTTAATAAAATTATTTAAGCTTAGATAACGTTTATCATTCAAATAACTGGTATTGACACGAAAGTTACGTCCTCTCTGTTTGGAAACATAGGAAACCCCATTACAAGCTCCCGCAGAAACACCGATCACGTAATCAGCCATAATATCTTGATCTAATAAATAATCTAAGACACCACTCGTATACAATCCGCGCATACCGCCACCTTCTAAAACGATTCCTACTTTCATGTGAACACTCCTTTAATGATTATGTTAGTATTTGTATTCTAACGAACTTAATTTTAAAAAAATGACGAATTTTGTCGATGGTTTTTCACTTTCTAGACACTTCGCTTTGTCGTTAAACGAACATTTATGCTAAAATAATTTTTAGGTGAAAAATTACCTGTGTTTACAATGTATTATTGGATAAAGTGGGAGGTTTTAGACATGCCTCGATTTAAGAAGATTTATATTGAAATTACAAATCGTTGCAATTTAAAGTGTGACTTCTGTCCGAGTGCGACACTTGGTCGAAAGGGGCGTGTGATGACAGAGTCAGATTTTATACATATATTAAATGAAGTGAAGCCGTATACGAATTATTTATATTTTCACTTATTAGGAGAGCCGTTTTTAAATCCACGTATTGGACGCTTTTTAGAACTGAGTCATGAAGCAGGAATGCAGGTTAATTTAACAACGAATGGGACATTGATTAAGAAGGTTGAAGATATTTTAATTCAAGCACCCGCCCTCAGACAAATTAATTTCTCAATTCATTCATTTGAAGCGAATGAACAAAATGGAACACTCGAAGATTATTTATTAAGTATTGCTGATTTTATTGACCGGATTCAAGCGGTGAAGCCTATATATTGTAATCTTCGTTTATGGAATATGGATGCAGAAGAATTAAAGGCGAAAAATTCATTGAATCAAGAGATTTTAACGTTAATTGAAAAGTCTTTTAAATTAGATGTTAATTTAAGTGAGAAATTACAAGAAACGCATAATATTAAGATTAAAGATCGGGTGTTTATTAATATGGCCGAAAAGTTTGAATGGCCAACACTTGAGCGTGACGTGATTAGTGAGAAAATGTTCTGTTATGGGTTGCGCGATCATATTGCGATTCAAGCCGATGGAACAGTCGTACCTTGCTGTTTAGACAGTGAAGGAAAAATTCCACTAGGAAATGTTCATGAAACACCATTAAATGAAGTTTTAGAAAGTGAGCGTGCTAAAAATATGTATGACGGATTCTCACGCCGTTGTGCTGTTGAAGAGCTTTGTAAACGTTGTGGCTATGCCAAAAGATATTAAAGGAGTGTTGGAATAAAGATGATTAGACCCATTATGAAGGATGAAGTCTTTTTAGCGCAAAAATCAGTACCAGCTACAAAAGCAGATTTACCAGTCGTTGAAGATTTAATCGATACATTAAGAGCCAATCTTGATGGTTGCGTAGGAATGGCAGCTAACATGATTGGAGTGAAAAAACGCATTATCATCTTTGCGATAGGAGAAATAATTGTTCCGATGATTAATCCAATAATCGTGAAAAAAGAAAAAAGTTATGTGACTGAGGAAAGCTGTTTATCTTTAACAGGTGTTAGACAAACAACACGATATGAAAGTATCGTTGTCGAATACTTAGATAAAGACTTCAAAAAACAAAAAGGAACATTTACAGGATTTGTCGCACAAATTATTCAACACGAAATCGATCACTGTAATGGGATTATTATTTAGGAAAGAATATAGTGTATGATGTGAGTTAATGATAAAAGAAGTGTGGTAGGATAGAATAGTTTAAAGCTAATTAGAGTAAAATTTGATTAGCTCTTTTTTAATAGCTAGGTATAGATTATTATGATGGGGACTAAAATGAGAAAGAATATGTGTTTATTCAGTCAATAAGTCGTAGTACCATTAAATAAAAAGCTCTCTAAAAAGTGAGAGCTTAGTGATTATGACTAGTATTTGAAATTAAAAAGCCGATGGTTGTTGAAATTAAATGATCAACTTGAGTAATGCCATCACTATAATTATTCTGCTTGGTTAAAGCAATAACCATTAATGTGATGAGACAGATAAGGCAAACGCCTGCCGCAAATAGGACTCGAATACTCGTTCCTTTCAAAAGTGGAACTTCAGTTTGTAAGACAGGGTCTTTTTCCGTTTCTAAATCAGGTTCGGTCACTCCCCTTGTAAGAAGACTGTCATTGTCTATCTCTTGATTTTTTATTTGAGGTTCCATGTCTTGATTGAATATTTCACGAGTTATATTTTGGACTGATGTTTCAGGATTTGATTCAGGTGTTTCAGTATTTGAATCTTTTTTTTGTCCGTTAGAGTTATTGTTTTGGTGTGGAATATTCATTCCTAAAATATACCCGAATATACTTGAAAGGCTCGTTTGAAAAATCGCATTAATAGTAGGTTGCGAATGGAAAGCTGGCACAAATATCGCGCAAATTAATTGAACTAAGAGAAAAACACCAATAATTAAGACCGTCTTACAAGCGATATCAAGTTCTTTCCATTCGTGTTTTAGTAGTTTGTTTAATGGAACGTTGTTTTTATTCATAGGTATCACCGTTGAGTAAGGATTAAATTTAAATCATGATATCTTATGTTTTTTATAAAATATTGAAAAGGATATCTATCCAAGTTCTATAGGTATGATAAAATAAAACATCATAGTGTTAAGCAGTAGTTATTTTTTACATCGAATGATTAGAGATGACCTTTGTTTAGCATAAGTCAATCTGTTAACTTATATATATAGAAATGGAAGTGAATTAATGAAGGAAACAATGAAAAAAATTTTAGAGTTTCGAGATGAACGTGGTTGGAAACCATACCATACACCTGAAAATTTAGCGAAGTCAATTTCGATTGAAGCGGCAGAATTACTTGAATGTTTTCAATGGAACCATGAGTTTGATCCGATTCATGTTAATGAAGAATTGGCTGATGTTTTAATTTATTGTTTACAAATGGTAGATGTGTTAGGTGTTGATGCAAAGCAGATTATTTTTGAAAAATTAGAAAAGAATGCAGTTAAATATCCCGTTCAAAAATAAAAAGCCGTTTCAAATGAACGGCTTTTATCACGGATGAAAGGCATAAACCATCACAGTATAAGTCTCATATACAAAATAAAGGACCATACTGACTAAAAGGGCGGAATTAACAAATCGTTCGCCTTTAGCTCCTGTTTTAAAGTTCGCTAGTTTAATTTTTATTTTACACGGATAAAAAAGACACACGCCTTGATGCGTAAATAAATCGAGAACAATATGAGAAATATGACCGACCATTAATCCACACGTTAGAATGATATAAAAATCTTGTCCTACATTAAGTAGTGGTGCAAACGACATGAGAATAAAGAAAAAAGCAATGGACAAAAGACTGTGAGTTAGTGTTCGATGTTTAAAATGAGTTGAGATAAACTTTGAAATAAAGGGAAGAAGTTTTCCCATTTGTGAACTTTTCATATCAATATCAGGCAGTAAAGAACCGACAGTTGTAGCTACACAATAGAGGGTAATAATGAAAAGTTTAGAAAAGGTATTAGCTTCGGCATAAAGCGGTGCGATAAATAATTGATGAGTGATTAGTCCACAAAGTAAGCCTCCGCGTTGGTGAGTAGCGGCTGTCATGATTAAATTCCTCCTATGATTCTTCAATTGTCGAAAAGTGTCTTATATTCCAATATTATACCCTAAACTACCGAATATTTGTTTGGATTTTATCAGTAAAATTATGGAAAGGAGTGGGTCTGAAATGGGGTTAAATGAAGAGTTGCAGAAATTGAATGAGGCTCAACGAGCGGTAGTAGAAAATTTGAATCAGTCTCTTTTAGTTATGGCACCCGCTGGAACTGGAAAAACCAATGTCATCTCCTTACGAACAGCTCATTTTATTCAGTCAGGCATGAGTCCGAATCAAATATTGTGTTTAACCTTTACGAATAAGGCCTGTCATGAACTTAAAGATCGTCTGATAAAAATAATTGGAGCAGATGGGAAAGCAGTCTGCGTCAAGACGTTTCATAGTCTTTGTTATCAATTAATTAAAGAAGAAGCAAAATTACTGGGAAAATTATCTAACGATTTTATGATTATCGATGAAGAAGATGCGAAGTTTGTGATTAAGCAGTTAGTTGCAGATGCGGGGGTTTTAAGTGATAAAGCCTATGAATACATTCAAGCTCTCAAATTTTATCAAATAGGACGTGGTGAGGTGAATCAAGACTTAATTCATGCATTTCACCAATCAGAATCAGCCTTACGACTTTATTACACCTTGAAAAACTCAAATCTTGGGGTTGAAACATTAGCTTATTTATCGAATTATGGTTGGTGGCTTTATGAAGAATATCAACGTCATTTGAAAGAGCATCACCTGCTAGACTTTAATGATTTATTGTTATATGCCACGGAGTGTTTAGCCGAAGAAGAAATTTTGAAGCGATGGCAATCTAAGTTTCAAGTTATCGTTGTTGATGAGGTGCAAGATACAAGTATCGTAGAGTATGAGTTAATTCAAAAGTTAGCTTCACATTCAAACTTCAGTGCCTTTGGTGATTTTAATCAAACGATTTATGAATGGAGAGATTCAAATCCTGTTTTAATTCGTGCCAAAATTATGGAAGATTTTAATCCAATCTGTTTAGAATTATCATTAAATTATCGAGCGACAAAACGTCTCGTTCAAATGAGTGCGAATTATTTAGAGAATGGAAAGCGTGCACGCTTAATTAATCCTAGTTTATCACCAAAGTTAATTGAAGCAGCCAGTGACGTACTGGGGACTCGTCCTGTCTTTTATGAAGCGGGAACAAAACAAGAAGAAATGAATTTTATTATTGATCACTTAAAACATCATCGACAGGAAGATCTTGCGAAAACAGTTATCTTAACACGAAGTAATCGTCAAAATAGTGAAGTTGCTAACTTTTTAAAAGCAGATGGAATTCCGTGTTATCTAGTTGATCAATTATCTTTATTTAAACGCAAAAGTATTAAAGATTTACTTGCTATCGTTCGATTTTATTTGAATCCATCGGACGAAGTTTCTCTTCAAAGATTTATTCCTTTGTTATTTAAGTCGGTTGATTTAATACAAATGATTCAGCCTCAATATTTAAAACGTTATAAACAATACGACATGCGACTGGTCGATTTATTTTCAAAAGCGGCTTATGAGTATAAGGAACCTTATGGGTTATTGAAGCAATATTATGAAAACGGGCGAGTGATTATTTTTGATGTGGAATCAACTGGGCTTGATGTCACAAAAGATGAAGTCATTCAAATCGCTGCTATTGAGTTAAAAGAAGGAATAGTTGTTCAATCCTTTGAACGCTTTATTAACCCATTGAATTCAGTGGGGGAATCAGCCCTAGTTCATGGGTTTAGTGATGAGTTTTTAGAAGCGCATGGACAATCAGCCTATGATGTTTTTCAAGAGTTTTTACAGTTCATTGATGGCGCCCTTTTAATCGGTCATAATGTTCAGTATGACCTGAAGATTGTTCGTTCACATATGAATCGCGTAGGCTTATCATTTGACACAATCGTAGGTTATTGTGATACGCTAGATATTGTGAGGCGATTATATCCTAATCTCAAAAACCATAAGCTAGATACGGTGAGTGATTTTATTGGTGTGGAACACGAACCAACGCATAATGCGATGGATGATATTTTGGCCACAAAAGATGTGTTAGTTAAAAGTATGGAACGCTTAATGCAATGTCATGAACAGCGTAAGAAGGTCATGAGTTATTATCAGGCATCATTAATTTCTATCGTTAATCAGTTGGAACAAATAAATGCTTGGATTAATCAAGAACTTCCTTCACAGTTTTTATTAAAATTAATTGATGAGTTTAAAATCTGG is a window from the Turicibacter bilis genome containing:
- a CDS encoding 3'-5' exonuclease — encoded protein: MGLNEELQKLNEAQRAVVENLNQSLLVMAPAGTGKTNVISLRTAHFIQSGMSPNQILCLTFTNKACHELKDRLIKIIGADGKAVCVKTFHSLCYQLIKEEAKLLGKLSNDFMIIDEEDAKFVIKQLVADAGVLSDKAYEYIQALKFYQIGRGEVNQDLIHAFHQSESALRLYYTLKNSNLGVETLAYLSNYGWWLYEEYQRHLKEHHLLDFNDLLLYATECLAEEEILKRWQSKFQVIVVDEVQDTSIVEYELIQKLASHSNFSAFGDFNQTIYEWRDSNPVLIRAKIMEDFNPICLELSLNYRATKRLVQMSANYLENGKRARLINPSLSPKLIEAASDVLGTRPVFYEAGTKQEEMNFIIDHLKHHRQEDLAKTVILTRSNRQNSEVANFLKADGIPCYLVDQLSLFKRKSIKDLLAIVRFYLNPSDEVSLQRFIPLLFKSVDLIQMIQPQYLKRYKQYDMRLVDLFSKAAYEYKEPYGLLKQYYENGRVIIFDVESTGLDVTKDEVIQIAAIELKEGIVVQSFERFINPLNSVGESALVHGFSDEFLEAHGQSAYDVFQEFLQFIDGALLIGHNVQYDLKIVRSHMNRVGLSFDTIVGYCDTLDIVRRLYPNLKNHKLDTVSDFIGVEHEPTHNAMDDILATKDVLVKSMERLMQCHEQRKKVMSYYQASLISIVNQLEQINAWINQELPSQFLLKLIDEFKIWETAPWVEDEVEQMKHHELLACLREIEEQHLTDCPHLPMWELWTRILAQTSLSASELDRVMKDQNKLAVITVHQSKGLEFDHVIIPFLNQGMFPLDFNGTNQEEECRLFYVAMTRAKQTLLLTRHLKDYSYSKKEKERSRFIDFLYTQIGD
- a CDS encoding metal-dependent hydrolase yields the protein MTAATHQRGGLLCGLITHQLFIAPLYAEANTFSKLFIITLYCVATTVGSLLPDIDMKSSQMGKLLPFISKFISTHFKHRTLTHSLLSIAFFFILMSFAPLLNVGQDFYIILTCGLMVGHISHIVLDLFTHQGVCLFYPCKIKIKLANFKTGAKGERFVNSALLVSMVLYFVYETYTVMVYAFHP
- a CDS encoding patatin-like phospholipase family protein, whose product is MKVGIVLEGGGMRGLYTSGVLDYLLDQDIMADYVIGVSAGACNGVSYVSKQRGRNFRVNTSYLNDKRYLSLNNFIKTKSLFGMDFIFNQIPHQLDLFDYDTFLASSCEFKVGVTDALTGQPVYFDKTHLNYDSTIIKASSSIPVFSPIVPYQEGEYLDGGTSDSIPVKQALKDGCDHVIVVLTRDRSFIKEPESFRFIYSRALKKYPNMIKTLDNRHLMYNETLEFIKQLEQEGKATVIAPSHPIKISRFEKDINKLKELYELGYQDAATQINKIKKLKD
- a CDS encoding radical SAM/SPASM domain-containing protein, giving the protein MPRFKKIYIEITNRCNLKCDFCPSATLGRKGRVMTESDFIHILNEVKPYTNYLYFHLLGEPFLNPRIGRFLELSHEAGMQVNLTTNGTLIKKVEDILIQAPALRQINFSIHSFEANEQNGTLEDYLLSIADFIDRIQAVKPIYCNLRLWNMDAEELKAKNSLNQEILTLIEKSFKLDVNLSEKLQETHNIKIKDRVFINMAEKFEWPTLERDVISEKMFCYGLRDHIAIQADGTVVPCCLDSEGKIPLGNVHETPLNEVLESERAKNMYDGFSRRCAVEELCKRCGYAKRY
- a CDS encoding nucleotide pyrophosphohydrolase gives rise to the protein MKETMKKILEFRDERGWKPYHTPENLAKSISIEAAELLECFQWNHEFDPIHVNEELADVLIYCLQMVDVLGVDAKQIIFEKLEKNAVKYPVQK
- a CDS encoding peptide deformylase, with translation MIRPIMKDEVFLAQKSVPATKADLPVVEDLIDTLRANLDGCVGMAANMIGVKKRIIIFAIGEIIVPMINPIIVKKEKSYVTEESCLSLTGVRQTTRYESIVVEYLDKDFKKQKGTFTGFVAQIIQHEIDHCNGIII